The genomic stretch tGCACCAGGAAGATGCCTATTGTATGAAGATAAGTGGGATGCTAAAATCACTTGTTATTCAGATGTTGGCTGGGCATGATCGTCGTCAGATAGGAGATTCGCTTTTGAATATTGTGTTCTTATTGGAAGAAATATGATCTCATCTCAAGGAGGAGCAAGAAAGAAAACACAATTGCATTATCTAGTGTTGAAGTTGAATATCGTGATATGGCCGCAGCCTCAAAGGAACTTGCATGACTTAAGAATTTTCTCAAAGAACTTAGGTTGAGAGACCTTCAACCAGAAAACTCATATGCGACAATCAAACGACATTCCACATTGCATGTAATCCAGTTTTCCATGAACTgaccaaacacatagaaataGATTGTCACTATGTAAAAGACAAGGTACTGTCAGGAGAAATAACCATAGAATTTATCAAATCTGAAGATCAATTGGCTGATATGTTTACCAAGTCTCTCAAGGATTCTCAAGTGAATTATATTTGTAACAAGCTTAGATTATACAATATTTATGATCTGCCTTGAGGGGGAATGTTAAGAATATGTTATCAATCAATTAATATTTATTGATATTTAATTAGTCATAAGTGTAATTATATTATTATCTATTGTGTATAGCGATATTTACATCTAAATATACAACATGTGTGATCATATTCGACATACAGAAATACACTcacataaaaaaaaaacattcaAATAGATTAACTAAGTCCAAAAAATACTTTGAAAATAAAAAGTCATTAATCTATAAAAAAAAGTCTAAGACAAGTAATGGTTCATCTAATCTAATTCCTAACACTATCATTATTTTGTATACTTAATGTAATAAATTGGCAATGTTCACCTTTCACCTAACCTTGTAAGAAAACTTGTTAGATTAATATTACAAATTAGTTAACAAGTACATGTGATAGGTGCTAAGTTACCATCTCATGTCATTCATAGTAAAACTAACCAAAACATGCAAAATCCTTTGACATTAGAATGCTACTAGAAATGCATACCAAGAATATCATTACATTTTCTAAAGTGAAACCTCTGTATATTATAATGTTATATATCCTCATCATGCATAACCATAACACTCACTTCACACACTGTGAGTGTAATAAGATGCGCAACAAATTCTTTTATGTgaacctttttttctttttctaccTCTCATTATTTCACAATGTTTATGCTTCTCAAACCAAGAATTTCAATTTGCAACTCAAAGCTGTGAACCTTGGAAATTGGCTTGTTATTGAAGGATGGATGAAACCTTCTCTCTTTGATGGAATAATCAACAATGATCTTTtggtatattatatatattaGTTAATCTCTATTATTTATTATTTctatataaaaatatatataacaAGATAAATTATTTGGTAATTTCAGGATGGAACTCATGTGCAATTCATGTCATTAAAACTAGAAAAGTATCTCTCTGCAGAACATGGTGGAGGAACTATTATTGTTGCCAACCGAACCAAACCTCTTCATTGGGAAACTTTCAGAGTTGGTTTTCTATTTGAGTTTCTAATAGTTATTATGGctgataaaaaaaatatttaatatatatttattttgtTGCACAGTTGTGGAGGGTGAATGAAACAATGTTTAATTTAAGAGTGTCAAATAAGCAATTTTTGAGATTAGAAGATGAAAACAAATTAGTGGCTGATATAGATTCACCTGGAAACAAAGAAACATTTGAGATTGTTAGAAATGAAGATGATCCAAACATGGTTAGGATCAGAGCATCAAATGGTTTGTTTTTACAGGTTTGTACTTCGATAGTTTGGACTTCCTCTCCGTAACACTTCTGAAAAAAAGTGTGTCAGTGTCTATGTGTCAGAAGACACGGACACCCGGATACTCTTCAATGTTGCTTCATATGACTTAGTTGATTACTTTACTTCTAGATTATACTTTAAACTAATATTTTGGTTTAATGATTAATTAGGCCATATCAGAGAGTTTAATAAGCACAGGAACGGTTTATGAAGAATCCATTTGGGAGGACAATGACCCTTCAATATTCAAAATGACCGTTTTGTCTGACACAATTCTAAAAGGAGAATACCAAATTACAAATGGTTATGGTCCAAACAAAGCTTCCAAAATCATGCAGGAACACTGGAAGACATATATAACAGAAGATGATTTCAAATTCATGTCAGAAAATGGCTTAAATGCAGTCAGAATTCCTGTGGGGTGGTGGATAGCGAAGGACCCAACACCACCTAAGCCATTTGTTGGAGGATCCTTAAAAACACTTGACAGTGCCTTCACATGGGCACAGTTAAGACCCTAGTCTATTTTATTTACCATACAAATGAAAATTCCAATTTGTCTACCAATGGTTATAACTTACTAGTTAATGGAATTAATTTGCAGAAAATATGGAATGAAAGTTATTGTAGACCTGCATGCGGCACCGGCTTCGCAAAATGGTAGAGTTCATAGTGCGACAAGAGATGGATATCTAGAATGGGGAGATTCTAGCATTCCTGATACTGTCGCAACCATAGATTTCTTAGCTCAAAGGTTTCATACACACTCGTCCTCGCTTTGgtacttaatataaatttatttttaGATTTATTGAATAATTAATGTATCTGGTGCAGATACGGTGAGAGATCAAACTTAATTGGAATACAACTGATGAATGAGCCTCGAGGAGTTGATTTGGAAAGTCTTAAGAAGTATTATAAAGCTGGTTATGATGCTGTAAGGAAACACACATTAAGTGCTTATGTGATAATGTCTAACCCTCTTGATAGAGATTCAAAAGTGCTTCTACCGTTTGTTAAAGCTTTTGATAAAGTTGTCATTGATGTGCATTACTACAATCTGTTTTCGGATAAGTTCTCAAACATGAATGTGAAGCAGAACATTGATTATATTAAATATCAAAGAGCTTCTGAGCTTAAGTCTCTGACCTCATCAAATGGACCCCACATCTTTGTTGGTAAGCATTCTTTTTCTTAGATACTTTATTAATGATTAATTTAGACAAAATCGTAATAACTACTAAAAATTCACTCTGATGATAGAGTTTAACTTAAAAATATCGAACTATAATTTGCGTTCAATTTTTATAATACTACTTTTAAATGTTATGTTCACATCAAAATTTTCAGGGGAATGGAGTGGTGATTGGAAGGTTGAGAATGCATCAAAACAAGATTTTCAGAAATTTATGAATGTACAAGTGGAGGTATACTCTCATGCTACATTTGGATGGGCTTATTGGGCTTACAAATGTGACTCTAATAATTGGAGCCTTGAGTGGTTGCTTAATAATAATTTCTTAAAGCTTTAATATGCCATATAATATtaagagtgattttattttttattataaaaaaaaaccTGAAGTTTCAGTATTCATTTTATATGTTAACTGAAATCAGGTCAAGTGTAATTGAAAAAAATAAGATAATGTAACATTGTTATATATAATATACATGTGAAGCTATTTATGACATGTGTTACTCTATGATGAATGAATGTTTTTTGCTTTAAGTAGTGTACATTTAAATTTATTTGAGAATAGAGAATAAAAATATTTGTTGAGTTTGAAGAGCTTGTGGTGAGTTGAACAACAAGCTCATTTAACCAAAATCATGAAGCTTTTGTTACATACACCAGATTAAATTCAAACACACACCTCGAGTGTATAGGAAAATATTAAATTATTCTTATTgttttttaaatttaattataatttttaatGTAATGTATAATTTCTAAGAGAGATATTAAAGGATGTTT from Lathyrus oleraceus cultivar Zhongwan6 chromosome 7, CAAS_Psat_ZW6_1.0, whole genome shotgun sequence encodes the following:
- the LOC127105689 gene encoding probable glucan 1,3-beta-glucosidase A, with product MLYILIMHNHNTHFTHCECNKMRNKFFYVNLFFFFYLSLFHNVYASQTKNFNLQLKAVNLGNWLVIEGWMKPSLFDGIINNDLLDGTHVQFMSLKLEKYLSAEHGGGTIIVANRTKPLHWETFRLWRVNETMFNLRVSNKQFLRLEDENKLVADIDSPGNKETFEIVRNEDDPNMVRIRASNGLFLQAISESLISTGTVYEESIWEDNDPSIFKMTVLSDTILKGEYQITNGYGPNKASKIMQEHWKTYITEDDFKFMSENGLNAVRIPVGWWIAKDPTPPKPFVGGSLKTLDSAFTWAQKYGMKVIVDLHAAPASQNGRVHSATRDGYLEWGDSSIPDTVATIDFLAQRYGERSNLIGIQLMNEPRGVDLESLKKYYKAGYDAVRKHTLSAYVIMSNPLDRDSKVLLPFVKAFDKVVIDVHYYNLFSDKFSNMNVKQNIDYIKYQRASELKSLTSSNGPHIFVGEWSGDWKVENASKQDFQKFMNVQVEVYSHATFGWAYWAYKCDSNNWSLEWLLNNNFLKL